From the Clostridia bacterium genome, the window GCGAAGTCACCGGTGTTATAAGTGCATATGGTTGGGATTGCGCATGCCTGCATCTGGGCGGCTAACCAGGCGTCGAAGATGTCCCCTCCCCTCACGCCGGTTTCAGAAATCAACCTTCCCAGCTGCTCAACGGCAGCCGGACCCGGGTCGAGGACCTTAAAGATAGCCTGGAATTTTTCCACTTCGCTCCAGGCAGTCAGGGGGTCAAGAGGCCTCTCAATTCGGCGTTTGTCGGTCACCACCGCAAAGAATTCTAAAAGCACCTGGGGCACCAGTGCGGCTTCGAGCTTCTTGTTTCTCGCTGC encodes:
- a CDS encoding PIN domain-containing protein, which codes for MMVLLDTNVLIYAINTSAPQHAPSRALVEAARNKKLEAALVPQVLLEFFAVVTDKRRIERPLDPLTAWSEVEKFQAIFKVLDPGPAAVEQLGRLISETGVRGGDIFDAWLAAQMQACAIPTICTYNTGDFARFAVGAVTPEQVLSA